Below is a genomic region from Bacillus mycoides.
CAGCTCTAGTTGGGAAAAACGGAACAGGGAAGTCTACACTGTTAACGATTTTAGCAGGATTGCAAAAAGCTAGAAGAGGTAAGGTAAAGTGGAATGGGAAAGTGGTACATAAAATTGATTCGAAAGAACGATTTAAAAGTATAGGGTACATATCGCAACATCCGTACTATCATTTTACTTTTGATACAGTATGGGAAGAGGTTTATGAGCGTGCGCGTGAATTATATGGTGAAGAGGGAAAAACAATAGCAGAAGAAATGTTGAAAAAGTTCTGGTTAGATTCACTTAAAGAGCGCCATCCACATGATTGTAGCGGCGGAGAGCAACAATTACTCGCATTATGTACAACGTTATTATCAAAGCCAACTTTATTATTACTTGATGAGCCGACAAAGGGACTAGATCCATGGAAAAAGGAAAGAGTAGGAGAGCTATTTAAACAGTTGCAAAAAGAAGGTACAACAATTGTAATGGCAACGCATGATATTGAGTTTGCAGCGAAATACGTTGATCAGTGCATGATGTTATTTGACGGGAAAGTCATTATGAATGATGCACCGAAAGAGTTCTTTAGTGGTAACTTCTTTTATACAACATCTATTAATCGATTCATCCGTAGAGAGTTGCCACTTGCATTAACGTGGGAGGATGTGTACGAAGCGTGTCCAAACGATATGTTGCATTCATAATATTTATTTTTGCTGTTGTAATATGTACACTACTCTTTACGACTTTTATTATGGACGGGTATTACATGGTAAGTAGTTTGTTTTTATTAGCTGTCATTATGTTACCTTTCTATGTTCGTTTTGAAAGGAAGGCGTTTGTTTCACGTGAAATTGTTATCGTTGCTGTGTTAGCGGCGATTGCAGCGGTTAGCCGGGTACCATTTTCTATTTTACCAAGTGTACAACCGACTTCTTTTGTCATTATCGTTTCTGCAATTGTTTTTGGGAGTGAAACTGGCTTTATGATTGGGGCAACGGCGGCTATTGTATCTAATATTTTTTTAGGACAAGGTCCGTGGACGCCGTGGCAAATGTTCTCTTGGGGCATGATCGGGTTTATAGCAGGACTATTACGTAATACATTTTTAATGAAAAAACTGTGGGGAAGACTGTTGTACGGATTTGCCGTTGGATTTCTATTTGGCTGGATTATGAATTTTTGGGGTCTTCTTGGTTTTATACAGGAAGCAACGTGGGAAACAGTTATTGCTTACTATGTCGCAAGTTTTTACTTTGATCTGAGTCACGCGATATCGAATGTTGTTTTCCTTCTGCTATTTAGTACGTCATGGATTACGATCCTCACAAGATTTAAAAAGAAATACGGTATATTAGATGAGCATAACGTGACATAGAAAAGCATACTCATATAAGGTAGGGTCGCGACTTACATATTCGTTTGCCTCTTTCATGCTTCTTACATATTGTAAGGAGCATTTTTTATTGTCAAAAAATAGATTCAATATATGTCCGTTATTATATGAATTTATTTGTATAATAGTAGGTGAGAACTATTTTCAAGAGGGAGGTGTATAGTTAATGAAGTTAGTTATTCCGAAGCAACATGGAGCATGGGCGATGCTTGTCATACCATTTCTATTAAGTGTATTACTTGGTAAACCTACTTTTTATCATATCCCATTGTTTTTAGCCTGGTTCTTTATCTATCTAGCTACTTATCCATTTCTCATGTACATAAGGCAAAGACGAAAAAAAGAATTTCTACACGCTGCAATTATTTATTTTATCATTGCATTTGTATTTGGGATGATTTCTTTATTATATGAATGGCGAATTCTTTTATTCGCAGTATTAATGATTCCATTGTTTATTGTAAATATGTATTACGCTCGTCAAAAAAATGAACGAGCATTACTAAATGATGTTTGTGCGATTATATTGTTTTGTATAGGTGGTTTAATCAGTTATTATTTCTCCGTGAAATTCATAGATAAAACAGCATTATTCATTGCGCTTATTTCATTTCTATATTTTTTAGGAAGTACGTTTTATGTAAAAACGATGATTCGTGAAAAAAATAATCCGAAGTATCGTTTTATATCTTGGGGATACCATATTGTATTAACGGTAATTGTATTTGCTATAAATCCATGGTGTTCACTCATATTTGTACCAAGTGTAATTCGGGCCATTATGTTGTATGGCAAAAAGATTTCTATATTAAAAGTAGGGATTTTAGAAATTGTTAATTCTGTATATTTTTTAATAATAACGGTAATAATGATGAAGTATGCCATTTGAAAAAAACTTCCCATCTTTTGATGGGAAGTTTTCATTCTTGTTCTAAAATGTGAACGGTGTAATCGCAACGTTGAAGAGCTTGCTCTACAGCGTAAAGGGATTGTTCAATACGTGCGCGATTAAAATCTTCTTCAACAGTTTGTAATGCATCTTCTAAACAATGTTTCGCTTCTTGTAAGGAATGAAAAGAATCTTGTACGTATCCACGAGCATTCTTTTTCAAAGTAGTAGCCTCCTTTTGTACATCTTTTTGTAGTATGAACAATAAAGAAGAAAATATAATTTTTTATATTTATTTGACAATTATAATAAAATTACGTATAGTTAAATTTAAAGTGAATATTTTCTTATCCAGAGAGGTGGAGGGACTGGCCCGATGAAACCCAGCAACCGCGATGCAGGTGCTAATTCCAGCAGAACATATTTGTTCTGGGAGATAAGACGAAGATATACGTAACTTCTTCTTATCGGAGAGGTTTTTTTGTTGCAAAAAAACCGATTACGAAAACATATAATAAGAAGAAAGGGGTTGCGAAGTACTGTGACACTCGAAAAATACGTAAAACTGCGTAGTACAGTTTATGAATATATGATAGAGCAAGATAAGCCAATATCATTGTTAGATATTCAAGAACATATCGTTTCGCATCATGAAGGAAAATTCACTAAAAAAATGTTACATCAATTTTATTTATCAAGACTATTAGATGAACTCAAACTGGATGGGAAAATTACTTTAGCTGATGATGAATATCGCTATGCTGAAAAAGGGGTATTTTATAAGGCGGGAAAAGGGAGCTGAGCTCTCTTTTTTTTGAAGTATGTAGAGTAAAAGACTGCTAAAGCAGCCTGATACAAGGGAATGGTGTTGAGTGTGTAGTGTCAAAGATTGAATGTGCCTGAAAGAGGCACTTCATATCGGCTGCAAATGAAAAGAGACACCTCCGCCGAATAGGTGTCAGTCGTTTTGTCACGTAGACTCGCTACTTGACAGTTATTAGAATAACATGCAGGATTTTGGAAGTCAAAAGGGAATTAGAGGAAGAGGTGTTGTGATGTATGCATACTTATTAAAAGATATAATGAAATGGATTCCAAAGTACATTATAGATAGAGGATATGAATATTATGAAGAGGGACATGTAGAAGATGTTGAAATACACGACAAGAAAGTATTTGCTTTCGTTACTGGAAATGCAGGGAATTATGAAGTGATTATTGATCTTGAAGATTTTGCAGAAAGTAGCTGCGAGTGTCCTTATGAAAATTATTGTAAACATATGGCGGCAGTTGTGTATGAAATTCAAGGTACTGGTGAGAGTACAGTTAAAGAGCAAT
It encodes:
- a CDS encoding YwiC-like family protein, translating into MKLVIPKQHGAWAMLVIPFLLSVLLGKPTFYHIPLFLAWFFIYLATYPFLMYIRQRRKKEFLHAAIIYFIIAFVFGMISLLYEWRILLFAVLMIPLFIVNMYYARQKNERALLNDVCAIILFCIGGLISYYFSVKFIDKTALFIALISFLYFLGSTFYVKTMIREKNNPKYRFISWGYHIVLTVIVFAINPWCSLIFVPSVIRAIMLYGKKISILKVGILEIVNSVYFLIITVIMMKYAI
- a CDS encoding ECF transporter S component, which produces MSKRYVAFIIFIFAVVICTLLFTTFIMDGYYMVSSLFLLAVIMLPFYVRFERKAFVSREIVIVAVLAAIAAVSRVPFSILPSVQPTSFVIIVSAIVFGSETGFMIGATAAIVSNIFLGQGPWTPWQMFSWGMIGFIAGLLRNTFLMKKLWGRLLYGFAVGFLFGWIMNFWGLLGFIQEATWETVIAYYVASFYFDLSHAISNVVFLLLFSTSWITILTRFKKKYGILDEHNVT
- a CDS encoding SWIM zinc finger family protein → MQDFGSQKGIRGRGVVMYAYLLKDIMKWIPKYIIDRGYEYYEEGHVEDVEIHDKKVFAFVTGNAGNYEVIIDLEDFAESSCECPYENYCKHMAAVVYEIQGTGESTVKEQLKGLEKEELLTVLNRLLQSSKNVQIVEKMLKKGKL